In Juglans regia cultivar Chandler chromosome 13, Walnut 2.0, whole genome shotgun sequence, the following proteins share a genomic window:
- the LOC108982764 gene encoding serine/threonine-protein kinase SRK2E, with translation MDMPIMHDSDRYELVKDIGSGNFGVARLMRDKQTEELVAVKYIERGEKIDENVRREIINHRSLRHPNIVRFKEVILTPTHLAIVMEYASGGELFERICNAGRFSEDEARFFFQQLISGVSYCHAMQVCHRDLKLENTLLDGSPAPRLKICDFGYSKSSVLHSQPKSTVGTPAYIAPEVLLKKEYDGKIADVWSCGVTLYVMLVGAYPFEDPEEPKNFRKTIHRILNVQYSIPDYVHISPECSHLISRIFVADPAKRITIPEIRNHEWFLKNLPADLMDENSENTQFEEPDQPMQSDEDIMRIIAEATIPAAGSQSLNQYLTGSLEFDEDMEEDLETDPDLDIDSSGEIVYAM, from the exons ATGGACATGCCGATAATGCACGATAGTGATCGGTACGAACTGGTGAAAGATATCGGCTCGGGAAATTTCGGGGTGGCTAGGCTGATGAGGGACAAGCAGACCGAGGAGCTGGTCGCCGTGAAGTACATTGAGAGGGGTGAGAAG ATAGATGAGAATGTACGGAGGGAAATTATAAACCACAGGTCCTTGAGACATCCCAACATTGTTAGATTCAAAGAG GTCATTTTAACACCAACTCATCTAGCTATTGTGATGGAATATGCCTCTGGAGGAGAGCTCTTTGAACGGATATGCAATGCTGGGCGGTTCAGTGAGGACGAG GCGCGCTTCTTCTTCCAGCAACTTATATCAGGAGTTAGCTACTGTCATGCAATG CAAGTATGCCATCGTGACTTGAAATTGGAGAACACATTATTGGATGGAAGTCCGGCTCCTCGTTTAAAGATTTGTGATTTTGGGTACTCCAag tCCTCAGTGCTGCATTCACAACCAAAATCAACTGTTGGCACTCCTGCATATATTGCTCCAGAAGTGTTACTGAAGAAAGAATATGACGGCAAG ATTGCTGATGTGTGGTCTTGTGGGGTGACCTTATATGTCATGTTGGTGGGTGCATACCCTTTCGAGGATCCTGAAGAGCCTAAAAACTTCCGCAAGACAATTCAT CGAATTTTGAATGTCCAGTACTCAATTCCTGACTATGTTCATATATCTCCAGAGTGCAGCCATTTGATCTCGAGGATATTTGTAGCTGACCCTGCAAAG AGGATAACTATTCCTGAGATTAGGAACCACGAGTGGTTTTTGAAGAACCTTCCAGCAGATCTCATGGATGAAAACTCAGAGAACACTCAGTTTGAAGAGCCTGATCAACCCATGCAGAGCGATGAGGATATCATGCGGATAATTGCTGAGGCTACCATTCCTGCTGCAGGGAGCCAGAGTCTCAACCAGTATCTGACTGGCAGCTTGGAATTTGACGAAGACATGGAGGAGGACTTGGAGACTGATCCTGACCTTGACATTGATAGCAGCGGAGAGATAGTCTATGCAATGTGA
- the LOC109010222 gene encoding F-box protein At3g07870-like: MDTRENACLEEVPGDVLVDIFCRLPMKTLVQCRGVCKEWRDLLSGPIFVSFHLSRSVTALATGVSPDCLFFEHLSREDNVMITKLGMEFDFNGAASLNGLICSWNYREKRVSVSNPIIGKRITLPESQKEHGISHFKPMLRIGISPETGLYKVLKIQPRRESRSRTKWAAEICTLGVGAVTWRNIADVPQKFLFCTTLDGTFFNGAFHFIFTRDSPELNDYICSFDFDSEEFQSILELPRPPLDNEECPEWLGLGVLTDCLCVSNIYGLGDGNPDIEVWVMKEYGVTESWTKVLALENPMESLSSPRGFKIIKYKENEEIIYFIDDNIYSYDFKNENCIFLETTGIHSRFFALLYVPSFVWLEDVEVGESSREIE; this comes from the coding sequence ATGGATACTAGGGAGAATGCATGTCTAGAAGAAGTGCCAGGCGATGTCCTTGTAGATATTTTCTGCAGACTTCCCATGAAGACGCTGGTCCAATGCAGGGGCGTATGCAAGGAATGGCGGGATTTGCTTTCAGGCCCTATATTTGTCAGCTTCCATCTCTCGAGATCGGTCACAGCCCTCGCAACAGGAGTAAGTCCAGACTGTTTATTTTTCGAGCATTTATCTAGAGAAGATAATGTAATGATAACGAAATTGGGGATGGAGTTTGATTTTAATGGTGCGGCTTCCTTGAATGGCTTAATCTGCTCGTGGAATTACAGGGAAAAACGAGTTAGTGTATCTAATCCAATCATCGGAAAGCGCATAACTCTTCCCGAAAGCCAAAAGGAGCATGGCATTTCACACTTCAAACCCATGCTGAGGATTGGAATTAGTCCAGAGACAGGCCTATACAAGGTGCTTAAAATTCAACCCAGAAGAGAATCCCGGTCAAGAACCAAATGGGCAGCAGAGATCTGTACGCTTGGAGTTGGTGCTGTCACCTGGAGAAACATTGCAGATGTCCCAcagaaatttttgttttgtacgACACTAGATGGCACTTTTTTCAACGGAgcattccattttattttcactcGAGATAGCCCCGAACTCAATGACTATATCTGCTCCTTTGATTTTGACAGTGAGGAGTTCCAGTCAATTTTGGAGCTACCTCGTCCTCCCTTGGATAATGAAGAGTGTCCTGAGTGGTTGGGTCTAGGAGTATTGACAGATTGTCTCTGTGTATCCAACATCTATGGCCTCGGCGATGGAAATCCAGATATTGAAGTGTGGGTGATGAAGGAGTATGGTGTCACCGAATCCTGGACAAAAGTGCTTGCTTTAGAGAACCCAATGGAAAGCTTATCGTCACCTCGTGGTTTCAAGATCATCAAGTACAAGGAAAACGAGGAGATCATATATTTCATTGATGacaatatatattcttatgaTTTCAAAAACGAAAATTGCATATTCTTGGAGACTACTGGTATTCATTCAAGATTCTTTGCACTTCTGTATGTTCCCAGTTTTGTTTGGCTTGAAGATGTTGAGGTGGGAGAAAGCTCCAGAGAAATCGAGTAG